The stretch of DNA GCGCGGGTCGAGTCCGACGATCCCACCGCGCTGGTCGGCCTGCCGCTGATCGCGCTGACCGGCATGCTGCGCCAGGCCGGCTACCCTCTCCTTACCGCATGAATCGCATCCACCTCACCCTCCCACGATGAGCGGCACCCTCTACCTGATCCCCAATACCCTGGGCAAGCGCGACGAAGCCGATCCGCTGGCCGACGTGATCCCGGCCGGCGTGCAGCAGATCGCGGCCGCGCTGGACTACCTCGTCGCCGAGAACGCCAAGACCGCGCGCGCCTTCCTGAAGAAACTGGGCGAAACCACGCCGCTGGCGCGCCCGATCCAGCAGATCGAGATCCAGGAACTGAATGTGAATACGCGCGCCGACGCCCTGGCGGCGCTGCTGGCGCCGCTGCAGGCCGGGCGCGACGGCGGCCTGCTGTCGGAAGCCGGCGTGCCGGCGGTGGCCGACCCCGGCGCCGACCTGGTGCGCCTGGCGCATGCGCGCGGCATCCGCGTGCGGCCGCTGGTGGGGCCCAGTTCGATCCTGCTGGCGGTGATGGGCTCGGGCCTGAACGGCCAGAGCTTTGCCTTCAACGGCTATCTGCCGGTCGATGCCAACGAGCGCGCGCAGCGGCTGCGCGAACTGGAACAGCGCTCGCGCAAGGCCAGCCAGACCCAGGTCTTCATCGAAACGCCGTACCGCAACGGCGCGCTGCTGGAGGCCATGCGCCAGCATTGCGCCGGCACCACGCTGCTGTCCGTGGCGGTGGACCTGACCCTGCCCGGCGAGACCATCGTCACGCTGCCGCTGTCGGACTGGCGCCCCGAGCGGATCGCGCTGCACAAGCGCCCGGCGATCTTCTCGCTGCTCGCCCTCTAGGGCAAACCACTGCACGGAAATGACAAAGGGGGCGCTTGCGCCCCCCTTTGTTCACACGCTGCCGCGCCAGGCTTCAACGCATGCCCTGCATGCCGGTGCTCCACAGCATGGTCTTCATCGCCGCGGTGCCCACGGCCGCGCCAAAGCGCTTGGCCACGCGCTCGGCGATGTTCTCCTTGACGGTGTAGTCGACGATGTCTTCGGCCTTGAACAGGTCGCGCGCCACGTACTCGGCACTGCCCAGCCCGTCGGCCAGCCCCAGCGCCACGCTGCGCTCGCCCGACCAGAACAGGCCCGAGAACAGCTCCGGGTCGTCCTTGAGCCGGTCGCCGCGGCCTTCCTTGACCACGTCGATGAACTGCTGGTGGATCTGCTTGAGCATGGCTTCGGCAAAGGCCTTCTGCTTCGGCACCTGCGGCGAGAATGGGTCGAGCATGCCCTTGTTGGCGCCCGAGGTGTAGAGCCGGCGCTCCACGCCCAGCTTGTCCATCAGCCCGGTAAAGCCGAAGCCATCCATCAGCACGCCGATCGAGCCGACGATGCTGGCCTTGTCGACATAGATCTTGTCGGCCGCCGCCGCCACGTAATAGCCGCCGGACGCACAGATTTCCTCTACCACCACGTACAGCGGCTTGGAGGGATAGAGGCCGCGCAGGCGTTGGATCTCGTCGTTGATGATGCCCGCCTGCACGGGCGAGCCGCCGGGCGAATTGATCTTCAGGATCACCCCGGCGGCGTTGTTGTCGGCAAAGGCCGCCTGCAGCGAAGCGTTGATCGCTTCGGCGCTTGCCGGCGTGCCGGCGGCGATCTCCCCTTCCAGTGTGACCATCGCGGTGTGGCGGCCGGAGGCGGTGATAGCGCCATCGCCCTTGAAGTCGAACACCGCGAACAGGATCAGCGCCAGCAGGCCGAGGGTCACCAGGCGGAAGAAAATGCGCCAGCGCCGCGCCGCGCGCTGCTCGCGCAGCGATTCGGTTAGTACTTTTTCCAGCACATCGCGCTCCCAGCCTCCGCCCACCTGTCCGCTGGCGGTGGCGCCGGCCAAGCGCGCCTTGCGCTCGCGCGCCTCCTGCCGCGCGGCGTCATCGCCCGCGCGCAGTTCGTCCTCCAGCGGGAAATCGGCGCGCTTCGCGGTCACCAGGCGCTCGGACTCCGGCTCGGGCGCCGGCCCGGCCTCGCCGGCCGGCTTGCGCGCGTCCGGCTGCCCCGGTTCGTTGGGTTCATCCGAGGGCGGCTTCTGTTGTTCTGTCATGCAAATCGCTCGTGGAAATCCATTCAGGCGCCGCCGGAAGGCTCGGGGGCGCGATACGGGGCCCGCGGCAGCCAGTAGACCTGGCCATCGTGCTCCTCGACCTCCAGCTTGGCCAGCGCGGCCCCGCGGCAGGGACCGCCAACGCACTCGCCGCTATCCGGCGCGTACACCGCGCCATGAGTGGCGCACATCAAGTATACGCCCGAGGCATCGAAGAACCGGCCCTCCTGCCAGTCCAGCTCCATCGGCACGTGCGCGCACTGGTTCAGGTAGGCATGGGCAACGCCGTCGAAACGCACCACAAAGGCGCCGATCTCGCGCCGGTCGAGCGCCACGGAGAAGCGCACGCCAAGTCCGCCCTCCTGCAATGCATCGGCGGCGCACAGCCGCACCGGCGCCTGGCCGGAGGCCGCGTCAGGCATGGGCCAGCAGCCACTCGGTCAGGTCGGAGATCGAGCTGGCGCAGTGCACCGGCGCCATCGCGCGCAGCGACTCGGCCGGATGCGCCCCGTAACAGACCCCAAGGCCCTTGGCGCCGGCGTTGACCGCCATCTGCAGATCATGGGTGGTGTCGCCGATCATCACCGTGCGCTCCACGTCCTGGCCAAGCTCGCGCGTCAGCTCATGCAGCATGGCCGGGTGCGGCTTGGAGAAGGTCTCGTCGGCACAGCGCGTGGCGTCGAACAGCGCGGTCAGGCCGGTGGCCGCCAGCGCGCGCTGCAGGCCGACGCGGGTCTTGCCGGTGGCCACGCCAAGGAAATAGTGTTCCCCGCGCAGCGTCTCGAGCATTTCGCGCACGCCTTCGAACAGCACCAGATCGGCGTCGCGGGTCAGGAAATGGTAGCGGTAGCGCTCGGCCAGCCGCGGATAGTCGGCGGGATCCAGCGTCGGCACTGCGTATGAGAGCGCGTCCTTCAGACCCAGGCCGATCACATGGCTGGCGGCGCTGTCGTCCGGCACCGGCAGGCCCAGGTCCCGGCTGGCGAGCTGGATGCACTTGGCGATGGTCGGGGTCGAGTCCATCAGCGTGCCGTCCCAGTCGAAAACGATCAGGTCAAATTGTTGCCTGGCCATGGAAATCCTTGTGACGTTTGAAGCACTACCCTACTCCGGGGCGTGCAATTCACGCAATTGTTGCAGGAATCCGACGCACTCGTCGGGCAGGGGCGCCTCCACGGACAGCGGCTCGCCGGTGCCCGGGTGGATAAACACCAGCCGGTGCGCGTGCAGGAACATGCGCTTAATGCCCGGTCGGGCGCCGGAACGCGCCAGCGACTTGTTGAGAGAGAAATCGCCGTATTTTTCGTCGCCAACGATCGGGAAACCCGAGTGCGCCAGGTGGACGCGGATCTGGTGCGTGCGGCCGGTCTTCAGTTCCGCCTCCAGCAACGTGAAACCCTGGAAGGCCTCGATCCGGTTGAACACGGTATGCGAGGCCAGCCCGTCGGCCTGTACCCGCACCCGGCGCTCGCCGTCCGGCGTGCTGTATTTATATAGCGGCAGCTTCACGTGCTGCCGGGCGTTGAGAAATTCGCCGGCGACGCAGGCGAAGTAACGCTTGTCCATGGTGTTGCCGCGAATCTGCTCATGCAGGTGGACCAGCGCCGAGCGCTTCTTCGCCAGCACCAGGATGCCTGAGGTCTCGCGGTCCAGCCGGTGCACCAGCTCCAGGAACTTGGCCTGCGGCCGCGACCGGCGCAGCTGCTCGATCACGCCGAAGGCGACGCCCGAGCCGCCATGCACGGCGACGCCGGCCGGCTTGTTGATGACCAGCAGGTGCAAGTCTTCGAACAACACCGGGAATTCCCCGGCAGGCACCGGCGCCGCGCCGGATTGCGCCGCGCTCGCCACCCGCATCGGCGGGATGCGCACCACATCGCCCGACTGGAGGCGATAAGTGGCATCGATACGCCCCTTATTCACCCGAACCTCGCCCGAACGGAGCACCCGGTAAATATGGCTCTTGGGTACCCCCTTGGCCACCTTCAACAGGAAGTTGTCGATGCGCTGGCCTTCGGAGCCTTCGTCAATCGTGACATACGCCACCTGTGGGCTGGCCGGCGCAGCTTCGGCAGCCTTTTCAATTTGATGGCGTAACTCATTCATTTTCAATATAATTTCCTCGCTGTTCCGGCTCGAGGCCGGCAGCGCAAGACCTGTGTAAGCGATGGATCTTCGAGTTTTATTCGATTTTTCGCATTCTACACTTGGGGTTGCCGTCGACCCCGCCCGTCTCCCGCAATTCGCGTTACGCCAAGCGCCAGACGGGCAAATGGCAGCAAAAAAGCAGCACGCACGGTGCCGCCGGCATGCAGGAAGTCGCCCAAAGGTGGCTTCGGCACGGGCAGGCGGTGACGTGGGAACTGAGTGTTCAGGTAAAACAGAATTTAAGGGCGGATGCCGCAGCCGGCATCCGCTTCGGTGAGAGAAGTCCCGCCCGCACCGGGAAACGGTGCCGGCCGGCAGGTTGACCTGCCGCCTGACTGAAAGTTACCGGCGCCCGGTCGCAGAACTCCAAGAAGTAGTAGGTGCGCCCGCCAGGAGAAGTCAGGCAGCAACGGCAACCTTGCCGTGTCCGAAAAATTTGCTCTTTGACGCGTCTAGGCCTTCCGCGGCCGGCCGCGATGCCGCCGGCGCTGGTTGCGCCGGCGCCCAGCATCGCCTCCGGCACGGGAATGCGCCGGATGTCTGCGCAAGAGCAGCCTCCGGTGTTCTCTCCTGCCCTGCGGTCGTTACCCCGACGTCATCGCTCTCTTTCACCCGCGCCCAGCCGCCCGCATGTCTTGCGCAGCGGCGCTTTCCGGCAATTCTCGCGCCTCGCTCGCTCCCTCGCGTGCTCCATGGATCGCCGCGGACACCGCCCAGACGGTGCCACCCGCGACACTGGAGTGAGGTATTGCGATGAAACGCATGCTGTTCAACGCGACGCAACAGGAGGAATTGCGCGTCGCCATCGTCGACGGTCAGAAGCTGATCGATATCGACATCGAGACTGCCGGGCGCGAACAGCGCAAGGGCAACATCTACAAGGGTGTCATCACCCGTATCGAACCTTCGCTGGAAGCCTGCTTCGTCAATTACGGCGAAGAGCGCCACGGCTTCCTGCCGTTCAAGGAAGTCGCGCGCGCCTTCTTCAAGGAAGGCATCGACGTGCGCAACGCGCGCATCCAGGACGCCCTGCATGAAGGCCAGGAACTGATCGTCCAGGTCGAAAAGGAAGAGCGCGGCAACAAGGGCGCGGCCCTGACCACCTTCATCTCGCTGGCCGGCCGCTATCTGGTGCTGATGCCGAACAACCCGCGCGGCGGCGGCGTGTCGCGCCGCATCGAGGGCGAAGACCGCCAGGAGCTGCGCGAGACCATGGCGCAGCTGACCGTGCCGGAAGGCATGAGCATCATCGCCCGCACTGCCGGCATCGGCCGCTCGGCCGAGGAACTGCAGTGGGACCTGAACTACCTGCTGCAACTGTGGAAGGCCATCGACGGCGCCGCCGGCGACAACAAGGCGCCGCTGCTGATCTACCTCGAATCCAGCCTGGTGATTCGCGCCATCCGCGACTACTTCCAGCCGGATATCGGCGAGATCCTGATCGACACCGACGAGATCTACGAACAGGCGCGCGCCTTCATGAGCGTGGTGATGCCTGACAACATGAACCGCGTGAAGAAGTACCGCGACGACGTACCGCTGTTCTCGCGCTTCCAGATCGAGCACCAGATCGAATCGGCCTACTCGCGCATGGTGATGCTGCCGTCTGGCGGCGCCATCGTGATCGACCACACCGAGGCACTGGTGTCCGTGGACGTGAACTCGGCGCGCGCCACCAAGGGCGCCGACATCGAGGAAACCGCGCTGCGCACCAACCTCGAGGCCGCCGACGAAATCGCCCGCCAGCTGCGCCTGCGCGACCTGGGCGGCCTGATCGTGATCGACTTCATCGACATGGAGTCGGGCAAGGCCCAGAAGGACGTGGAGACGCGTCTGAAGGACGCGCTGCGCCACGACCGCGCGCGCGTGCAGATGGGCAAGATCAGCCGCTTCGGCCTGATGGAGCTGTCGCGCCAGCGCCTGCGCCCGTCGCTGTCCGAGGGCTCGCACATCACCTGCCCGCGCTGCAACGGCACCGGCCATATCCGCGATACCGAATCGTCCGCCCTGCAGGTGCTGCGCATCATCCAGGAAGAGGCGATGAAGGAAAACACCGCTGCCATCCACTGCCAGGTGCCGGTGGAGGTCGCCGCCTTCCTGCTGAACGAGAAGCGCCAGGAAATCAACCTGATCGAGCTGCGCTTCAAGGTCAACGTGCTGCTGATTCCCAACAAGCACCTGGAAACGCCGCACTACAAGCTGGAGCGCCTGCGCCACGACGACCCGCGCCTGGAAGACAGCACCGCCAGCTACAAGATGGCCGAGGCTGCCGCCAAGGAACTGGAAGCCGACACCAGCTACAGCAGCCGCCGCAAGGAAGAAGCCAAGCCGCGCCAGGAAGCCGCGGTCAAGGGCATCACGCCCGAGCAGCCCGCCCCGGTCTCGGTGCCGCGCCCCGAGCGCGCGCCGCGCCCGGAAGCCGCGCCGGTGGCGCCGCCCGTGCCGGCCACCAAGCCGGTGGAAGCCGGCGGCTTTATCGCCTGGCTGAAGGGCCTGTTCGGTGCGCGCCCGGCCACTCCGCCGGTGGTGGAGCCGGCCAAGCCGGCAGCCGCCGCGGAAACCCGCAGCGCCGATGGCCGTCGTGAGCGCGGTCCGCGTGGCGAAGGCCGCGGCCAGCGTGGCGAGCGCGCCGAACGCGGCGAACGCACCGAACGCGCTGAGCGTGGCGACCGCCAGGGCCGCGGCCAGCGCGGTGAACGTGCCGAGCGCGGCGAACGCACCGAACGCGGCGAGCGTGGCGAACGCCAGGCCGCAGAGCGCGGCGAGCAGCGCGAGGGCCGTGGCGAACGCCAGGGCCGCCAGCCGCGCCAGCAAGGTGAAGGCCAGGCAGCGCCGGCCGTGGCGCGCCAGGCCGAGGCCGTGCCCGCCGAGCGCGCCCAGGGTGAACGCGCCGAGGCTCGCCAGGAAGGCCGCCGCGACCGCAACCAGGAACGCCGCGAGCGCCAGCGCGAACGCCAGCGCGAGCGCAGCGAACTGCGCGAAGCCGAAGCCGGCGAAGCGCCGCAGCCGGAAGCCATCGCTGCCGCCCAGGCCCTGGGCGTGCTGCCGCAGGCCCTGAACGAAGACACCCAGGCCCGCGCCGAACTGCCGGAAGGCGCCGAAGCTGTCGCCGAAGGTATCGCCGAAAGCGCGGAGACCGCCGAGGGCGAGGAACGCCGCCGCCGCAACCGCCGTGGCCGCAACCGCTATCGCCGCGAACGCGACGAGTCGGTGCAAGGCGTGGCGGGTGAAGGCGAAGGCTTCGCCCCGGCCAGCGCCGAAGCCGGCGCACCGGCCGAGCCCGCGCAGCAGCCGGCCGTGGCCGCGCAAGCCGCACCCGAAGCCGTCGAAGCAGTCCGCATCGCG from Cupriavidus taiwanensis encodes:
- a CDS encoding SAM-dependent methyltransferase, producing the protein MSGTLYLIPNTLGKRDEADPLADVIPAGVQQIAAALDYLVAENAKTARAFLKKLGETTPLARPIQQIEIQELNVNTRADALAALLAPLQAGRDGGLLSEAGVPAVADPGADLVRLAHARGIRVRPLVGPSSILLAVMGSGLNGQSFAFNGYLPVDANERAQRLRELEQRSRKASQTQVFIETPYRNGALLEAMRQHCAGTTLLSVAVDLTLPGETIVTLPLSDWRPERIALHKRPAIFSLLAL
- a CDS encoding S49 family peptidase, with amino-acid sequence MTEQQKPPSDEPNEPGQPDARKPAGEAGPAPEPESERLVTAKRADFPLEDELRAGDDAARQEARERKARLAGATASGQVGGGWERDVLEKVLTESLREQRAARRWRIFFRLVTLGLLALILFAVFDFKGDGAITASGRHTAMVTLEGEIAAGTPASAEAINASLQAAFADNNAAGVILKINSPGGSPVQAGIINDEIQRLRGLYPSKPLYVVVEEICASGGYYVAAAADKIYVDKASIVGSIGVLMDGFGFTGLMDKLGVERRLYTSGANKGMLDPFSPQVPKQKAFAEAMLKQIHQQFIDVVKEGRGDRLKDDPELFSGLFWSGERSVALGLADGLGSAEYVARDLFKAEDIVDYTVKENIAERVAKRFGAAVGTAAMKTMLWSTGMQGMR
- a CDS encoding Rieske (2Fe-2S) protein; amino-acid sequence: MPDAASGQAPVRLCAADALQEGGLGVRFSVALDRREIGAFVVRFDGVAHAYLNQCAHVPMELDWQEGRFFDASGVYLMCATHGAVYAPDSGECVGGPCRGAALAKLEVEEHDGQVYWLPRAPYRAPEPSGGA
- a CDS encoding HAD-IA family hydrolase, giving the protein MARQQFDLIVFDWDGTLMDSTPTIAKCIQLASRDLGLPVPDDSAASHVIGLGLKDALSYAVPTLDPADYPRLAERYRYHFLTRDADLVLFEGVREMLETLRGEHYFLGVATGKTRVGLQRALAATGLTALFDATRCADETFSKPHPAMLHELTRELGQDVERTVMIGDTTHDLQMAVNAGAKGLGVCYGAHPAESLRAMAPVHCASSISDLTEWLLAHA
- a CDS encoding RluA family pseudouridine synthase, giving the protein MNELRHQIEKAAEAAPASPQVAYVTIDEGSEGQRIDNFLLKVAKGVPKSHIYRVLRSGEVRVNKGRIDATYRLQSGDVVRIPPMRVASAAQSGAAPVPAGEFPVLFEDLHLLVINKPAGVAVHGGSGVAFGVIEQLRRSRPQAKFLELVHRLDRETSGILVLAKKRSALVHLHEQIRGNTMDKRYFACVAGEFLNARQHVKLPLYKYSTPDGERRVRVQADGLASHTVFNRIEAFQGFTLLEAELKTGRTHQIRVHLAHSGFPIVGDEKYGDFSLNKSLARSGARPGIKRMFLHAHRLVFIHPGTGEPLSVEAPLPDECVGFLQQLRELHAPE
- a CDS encoding Rne/Rng family ribonuclease, encoding MKRMLFNATQQEELRVAIVDGQKLIDIDIETAGREQRKGNIYKGVITRIEPSLEACFVNYGEERHGFLPFKEVARAFFKEGIDVRNARIQDALHEGQELIVQVEKEERGNKGAALTTFISLAGRYLVLMPNNPRGGGVSRRIEGEDRQELRETMAQLTVPEGMSIIARTAGIGRSAEELQWDLNYLLQLWKAIDGAAGDNKAPLLIYLESSLVIRAIRDYFQPDIGEILIDTDEIYEQARAFMSVVMPDNMNRVKKYRDDVPLFSRFQIEHQIESAYSRMVMLPSGGAIVIDHTEALVSVDVNSARATKGADIEETALRTNLEAADEIARQLRLRDLGGLIVIDFIDMESGKAQKDVETRLKDALRHDRARVQMGKISRFGLMELSRQRLRPSLSEGSHITCPRCNGTGHIRDTESSALQVLRIIQEEAMKENTAAIHCQVPVEVAAFLLNEKRQEINLIELRFKVNVLLIPNKHLETPHYKLERLRHDDPRLEDSTASYKMAEAAAKELEADTSYSSRRKEEAKPRQEAAVKGITPEQPAPVSVPRPERAPRPEAAPVAPPVPATKPVEAGGFIAWLKGLFGARPATPPVVEPAKPAAAAETRSADGRRERGPRGEGRGQRGERAERGERTERAERGDRQGRGQRGERAERGERTERGERGERQAAERGEQREGRGERQGRQPRQQGEGQAAPAVARQAEAVPAERAQGERAEARQEGRRDRNQERRERQRERQRERSELREAEAGEAPQPEAIAAAQALGVLPQALNEDTQARAELPEGAEAVAEGIAESAETAEGEERRRRNRRGRNRYRRERDESVQGVAGEGEGFAPASAEAGAPAEPAQQPAVAAQAAPEAVEAVRIAVPADVTPAPAAQATPAVQPEAAPAAEPAETVTPVAVAVTEAVAAEAGAEPAVSAAVETAAPVVPAAAPAATPAPEPVLAPVAQTAPAAEPVAQAPAPAPVAAAAPASLENLEPMLATAGLQWVHTDSDKLRSAQEAAARIVPAPRVPRERKPLPPLPQGPMILVETGSREVQMASQQ